AAGCGGCGTATCCGTGCTGGAGATTCGCGAAGAGCACGTGTTTTCCCGCAACCGGATCGCCCGGGGGCATCACCTGTTTGCCCAGGCCAACTCCCTGGCCGTCGCCGTCATCGATGCGGATGTGGTGCTCACCGCCTCGGCGGCGATCCGGTTCGTAAGGCCGGTGCGCCTGGGGGAAAAGTGCATTGCCAAGGCCCGCGTCGTCAAATCCACCCCTCACCGGATCCAGGTGGATGTGGAGACCTTTGTCAACGAGGAAAGGGTGTTTCAGGGAGTGTTCGACATGTACCGCGCCAGGGAGGAGAAAGGCAAGAAGTGAGGAGGAGAAGGGATGCGGATTGCATTGGACGCCATGGGCGGCGATCACGCGCCGAAGGCGATCTGCGACGGAATCCGCTCGGCGGCTCAGGAGTGGCGGGACGACGAGTTCGTTCTGATCGGCCCTGAGGAGGTTCTGAAGCCGCTTTTCGCGGACGGGTTTCCGTCCAACGTACAAATTCTCCATGCGGCGGAATGGATTGGACCGGATGAGGAACCGGTGAAGGCCGTCCGACGAAAAAAAGAATCCTCCTTGGTAGTCGGTTGCCAACAGGTGAAGGAAGGGAAGGTTGACGCCTTCATCAGCGCGGGAAACACCGGCGCGTTGATGGCGGCGGGACTTCTTTACACCGGTCGGATACCGGGCATCGACCGGCCGGCGCTGGCCCCGATGTTTCCGAGCTTGACCGGCAGGGGGACGCTGGTGCTCGACGTGGGGGCCAATCCCGAAGCCAAGGCGCATCATCTGGCGCAATACGCACTGATGGGAAGCATCTATTCCGAAAAGGTGCTGGGATTTGAAAATCCCCGGGTGGGTTTGCTCAACATCGGGACCGAGGAGGGAAAAGGGACCGAGCTGATCAAGGAGGCGTACCGGTTGATCCGGGAGTTGCCGATCCATTTTGTGGGCAATGTCGA
The Planifilum fulgidum genome window above contains:
- the plsX gene encoding phosphate acyltransferase PlsX, which encodes MRIALDAMGGDHAPKAICDGIRSAAQEWRDDEFVLIGPEEVLKPLFADGFPSNVQILHAAEWIGPDEEPVKAVRRKKESSLVVGCQQVKEGKVDAFISAGNTGALMAAGLLYTGRIPGIDRPALAPMFPSLTGRGTLVLDVGANPEAKAHHLAQYALMGSIYSEKVLGFENPRVGLLNIGTEEGKGTELIKEAYRLIRELPIHFVGNVESRDILHGVCDVLVCDGFSGNILLKTSEGVAKAIMDRLKQEFTRTLWNKMAAAVLKPGLKRFAREINYKEHGGAPLLGLSGPIIKAHGSSDAKAIFHAVRQARLFVERGVIPRITEDLHRIERG
- the fapR gene encoding transcription factor FapR, with amino-acid sequence MRLPKKERQRQLKLALQANPFLTDEEMARRHGVSVQTIRLDRMELGIPELRERIKDMAEGNFDRIRSLAPEEVIGEIVDLQLNQSGVSVLEIREEHVFSRNRIARGHHLFAQANSLAVAVIDADVVLTASAAIRFVRPVRLGEKCIAKARVVKSTPHRIQVDVETFVNEERVFQGVFDMYRAREEKGKK